In Luteitalea sp. TBR-22, one genomic interval encodes:
- a CDS encoding PIN domain-containing protein, translating to MKVALDTNILACAEGVNGAERQATTCGWLEAAPIGEVVIPAQALGELFDVLVRKAGRPPVDANAAVLAWRNAYPVIDSSADVVLQATRLVMQHRLGTWDAVILAAASAAGCGMLLSEDLQDGFTWGGVTVVNPYVAPQGEGRPVRLPAWLSD from the coding sequence GTGAAGGTCGCCCTCGACACGAACATCCTCGCGTGCGCCGAGGGAGTGAACGGCGCGGAGCGTCAGGCCACGACCTGTGGATGGCTCGAGGCGGCACCCATCGGAGAAGTGGTCATCCCCGCGCAGGCGCTCGGCGAGTTGTTCGACGTGCTGGTCCGCAAGGCGGGGCGACCGCCGGTGGACGCGAATGCCGCCGTCCTTGCCTGGCGCAATGCCTATCCCGTGATCGACTCGTCGGCCGACGTCGTCCTGCAGGCCACCCGGCTCGTCATGCAGCACCGACTGGGCACCTGGGATGCGGTCATCCTCGCGGCCGCGAGCGCGGCCGGTTGCGGGATGTTGCTGTCGGAAGACCTGCAGGACGGGTTCACGTGGGGCGGAGTCACCGTGGTGAACCCCTATGTCGCCCCGCAGGGGGAGGGGCGGCCCGTCCGGCTCCCCGCCTGGTTGAGCGACTAG
- a CDS encoding NAD(P)/FAD-dependent oxidoreductase — translation MSLTTYDVIIAGGGLAGLCLARQLRQEHPDITILVAEKKKHPVPEAAHKVGESSVEIGAHYFSKILGLEPHLLEKQLYKLGLRYFFTEGDNRDVTQRIELGPKTFPKVPSFQLDRGRLENFLLEEDRKAGIEVLDGVKVKAIEFGDPHHRVDIEIDGKIQSFKGRWVVDGSGRAGLIRRKLGLTRTASHNANAVWFRMGSRIKIDDWSPKASWKDWMPTEERWMSTVHLMGKGYWTWLIPLASESHSIGIVADDAIHPYQTLNRFDKAMAWLHKFEPQCAEYLEDHRSELDDFLGLQHFSHNCTQMYSADRWALIGEAGVFTDPFYSPGSDFISIGNDITAELIARDRRGEDITHHAAFFSRMYLLLFQAFLKLYDGQYPIMGNAQVMTVKVAWDNACYWAISALLYFRRKYRDMAYMQQLEGLLTRFFFLHARMQARLKAWSDSDQASYGYQQMSLLDMPYLHRIQGQLWDDIDDATLTMRLTENFAELERYADVILQMAAGKTIARDHGGFENAAVFQLPKAHVAA, via the coding sequence ATGTCCCTGACGACCTACGACGTGATCATCGCCGGCGGTGGCCTTGCAGGCCTCTGCCTCGCCCGCCAGCTCCGCCAGGAACACCCGGACATCACCATCCTGGTGGCCGAGAAGAAGAAGCACCCGGTGCCCGAGGCCGCCCACAAGGTCGGCGAGTCGAGCGTCGAGATCGGGGCCCACTACTTCTCCAAGATCCTCGGCCTCGAGCCGCACCTGCTCGAGAAGCAGCTCTACAAGCTCGGGTTGCGCTACTTCTTCACCGAAGGCGACAACCGCGACGTCACGCAGCGGATCGAGCTCGGGCCGAAGACGTTCCCGAAAGTGCCCTCCTTCCAGCTCGATCGCGGCCGTCTCGAGAACTTCCTGCTCGAGGAGGATCGCAAGGCCGGCATCGAGGTGCTCGACGGCGTGAAGGTCAAGGCCATCGAATTCGGCGACCCGCACCATCGCGTCGACATCGAGATCGACGGCAAGATTCAGAGCTTCAAGGGACGCTGGGTGGTCGACGGCTCCGGCCGCGCCGGCCTGATCCGCCGCAAGCTCGGGCTCACGCGGACGGCGTCGCACAACGCCAACGCCGTGTGGTTCCGGATGGGCAGCCGCATCAAGATCGACGACTGGTCCCCCAAGGCCTCGTGGAAGGACTGGATGCCCACCGAGGAGCGGTGGATGAGCACGGTCCACCTGATGGGCAAGGGCTACTGGACGTGGCTGATCCCGCTCGCCTCCGAGAGCCACAGCATCGGCATCGTCGCCGACGACGCGATTCACCCGTACCAGACGCTGAACCGCTTCGACAAGGCGATGGCGTGGCTGCACAAGTTCGAGCCGCAGTGCGCCGAGTACCTCGAGGACCATCGCAGCGAGCTCGACGACTTCCTCGGCCTGCAGCACTTCTCGCACAACTGCACGCAGATGTACTCGGCCGACCGCTGGGCGCTGATCGGCGAGGCCGGCGTGTTCACCGATCCGTTCTACTCCCCGGGCTCGGACTTCATCTCGATCGGCAACGACATCACTGCGGAGCTGATCGCGCGTGACCGTCGCGGCGAGGACATCACCCACCACGCGGCGTTCTTCAGCCGCATGTACCTGCTGCTGTTCCAGGCATTCCTGAAGCTGTACGACGGGCAGTACCCGATCATGGGCAACGCCCAGGTGATGACGGTGAAGGTGGCCTGGGACAACGCCTGCTACTGGGCGATCTCGGCGCTGCTCTACTTCCGCCGCAAGTACCGCGACATGGCCTACATGCAGCAGCTCGAGGGCCTGCTGACGCGGTTCTTCTTCCTGCACGCGCGCATGCAGGCCAGGCTGAAGGCCTGGAGCGACAGCGACCAGGCCAGCTACGGCTACCAGCAGATGTCGCTGCTCGACATGCCGTACCTGCACCGCATCCAGGGCCAGCTCTGGGACGACATCGACGACGCGACGCTGACGATGCGGCTCACCGAGAACTTCGCGGAGCTGGAGCGGTATGCGGACGTGATCCTGCAGATGGCGGCGGGCAAGACCATCGCTCGCGATCATGGCGGCTTCGAGAACGCCGCGGTATTCCAGTTGCCGAAGGCTCACGTCGCGGCATGA
- a CDS encoding response regulator transcription factor: MRLLVVEDDDGIALGLEDDLRLEGYDVVVARDGERAVRCATTESFDLVVLDLMLPKKDGYQVLRELRRAGVTTPVIMLTARAQDAEKVLGLELGADDYVTKPFNPMELRARIKAVLRRASGQAASVFRFADIEVDTRRCEVRRAGVVVPLSTIEFKLLTAFIEARGAVLSRERLLDAVWGHDIHVTDRAVDNHVVGLRRKIEADPADPKFITSVRGMGYRFDG; encoded by the coding sequence GTGAGACTCCTGGTGGTGGAAGACGACGATGGGATTGCCCTCGGGCTGGAGGACGACCTCCGCCTCGAGGGCTACGACGTCGTCGTCGCACGTGACGGCGAACGGGCGGTGCGGTGCGCGACCACCGAGTCGTTCGACCTCGTCGTGCTCGACCTCATGCTGCCGAAGAAGGACGGCTACCAGGTGCTGCGCGAGCTGCGACGGGCTGGCGTGACGACGCCCGTCATCATGCTCACGGCGCGGGCGCAGGACGCCGAGAAGGTGCTCGGCCTCGAACTCGGCGCCGACGACTACGTCACCAAGCCATTCAACCCGATGGAACTGCGCGCGCGTATCAAGGCGGTGCTGCGTCGGGCCTCCGGGCAGGCCGCATCGGTGTTCCGGTTCGCCGACATCGAGGTCGACACCCGTCGCTGCGAGGTGCGGCGCGCGGGCGTGGTGGTGCCGCTCTCGACGATCGAGTTCAAGCTGCTCACGGCGTTCATCGAGGCGCGCGGCGCCGTACTCAGTCGCGAGCGCTTGCTCGATGCCGTGTGGGGGCACGACATCCACGTCACCGACCGCGCCGTGGACAACCATGTCGTCGGGTTGCGGCGCAAGATCGAGGCCGATCCGGCCGATCCGAAGTTCATCACCAGCGTGCGGGGCATGGGGTATCGCTTCGATGGCTGA
- a CDS encoding PEP-CTERM sorting domain-containing protein, whose product MATTAGPPPVPEPSTTALLGTALAVALAARRR is encoded by the coding sequence ATGGCGACGACGGCGGGCCCCCCGCCGGTCCCTGAACCATCAACGACCGCGCTGCTCGGGACGGCCCTCGCCGTGGCCCTGGCGGCGCGCCGCCGCTGA
- a CDS encoding SPFH and helix-turn-helix domain-containing protein, whose translation MGIFDFIKGQLLEVIEWTDDSRDTISWRFPDDDKAIKNGAQLIVRESQVAQFVYLGEFGDTFGPGKHSLVTENIPVLTKLKSWKYGFESPFKVDIYFVNTRLFTGNKWGTSNPIMLRDKDFGIVRARSFGTYDFKVVDPKLFLKEVAGSDHNFRLDEFADTMRSRIVSIFSDALASSGVPVLDVATRYSELGEALLPLINPAVTAKYGLEITSFIVENVSVPPEVEEAIDKRSSMAAIGNLNDFVKYQMAKGFETPGGAGAAGMASELAVGFGIAQQMMQQGLAGGAPPTPPVQGGPAASSAAAVPTIDLLGVADVAKALGVSDADVLAVIEAGELKAKKIGSTYRVTRAALDSYLAS comes from the coding sequence ATGGGGATCTTCGACTTCATCAAGGGCCAGCTGCTCGAGGTCATCGAGTGGACGGACGACTCGCGCGACACGATCTCGTGGCGCTTCCCGGACGACGACAAGGCGATCAAGAACGGCGCGCAGCTGATCGTCCGCGAGTCGCAGGTAGCGCAGTTCGTCTACCTCGGCGAGTTCGGCGACACGTTCGGGCCCGGCAAGCACTCGCTGGTCACCGAGAACATCCCCGTCCTGACGAAGCTGAAGTCGTGGAAGTACGGCTTCGAGTCGCCCTTCAAGGTCGACATCTACTTCGTCAACACGCGCCTGTTCACCGGCAACAAGTGGGGCACCAGCAACCCCATCATGCTCCGCGACAAGGACTTCGGGATCGTCCGCGCGCGGTCGTTCGGGACCTACGACTTCAAGGTCGTCGACCCGAAGCTGTTCCTGAAGGAAGTCGCCGGGTCGGACCACAACTTCCGCCTCGACGAGTTCGCCGACACGATGCGCTCGCGGATCGTGTCGATCTTCAGTGATGCGCTCGCCTCGTCGGGCGTGCCGGTGCTCGACGTCGCAACGCGGTACAGCGAGCTCGGCGAGGCGCTGCTGCCGCTGATCAACCCGGCGGTGACGGCCAAGTACGGCCTCGAGATCACCTCGTTCATCGTCGAGAACGTGTCGGTGCCGCCGGAAGTCGAGGAGGCGATCGACAAGCGCTCGAGCATGGCGGCCATCGGCAACCTCAACGACTTCGTGAAGTACCAGATGGCGAAGGGCTTCGAGACGCCTGGTGGCGCTGGTGCGGCGGGCATGGCGTCCGAACTGGCCGTCGGCTTCGGCATCGCGCAGCAGATGATGCAGCAGGGCCTGGCGGGCGGCGCTCCGCCGACGCCCCCGGTGCAGGGCGGGCCGGCGGCCTCGTCGGCAGCGGCGGTGCCGACCATCGACCTGCTCGGCGTCGCCGACGTGGCCAAGGCGCTCGGCGTGTCCGATGCCGACGTGCTCGCGGTGATCGAGGCCGGCGAGCTCAAGGCCAAGAAGATCGGCAGCACGTACCGCGTCACGCGCGCCGCTCTGGACTCGTACCTGGCCAGCTGA
- a CDS encoding type II toxin-antitoxin system Phd/YefM family antitoxin, producing the protein MDAHVPAAEANRRFSELLRRAREGHTTVITSHGRAVARLVPMTAEDERIASARRALFERLHETPAVDAPRWTRDELYDEP; encoded by the coding sequence ATGGATGCCCACGTCCCAGCCGCCGAGGCCAACCGGCGCTTCTCCGAACTCCTTCGTCGTGCTCGGGAGGGCCACACCACCGTCATCACGTCGCACGGACGGGCCGTCGCCCGACTCGTGCCGATGACGGCCGAGGACGAGCGCATCGCGTCGGCCCGCCGCGCCCTGTTCGAGCGCCTGCACGAGACACCTGCCGTCGACGCGCCCCGCTGGACCCGAGACGAGCTGTACGACGAGCCGTGA
- a CDS encoding Uma2 family endonuclease, whose amino-acid sequence MPRIELGRSATYADLIALPDHVVGEIVDDQLWTAPRPSPRHAWAAGQLMAELGSRLRGDGSSRAGGWRILPEPELHFGRQVVVPDLAGWRREHMPRLPDVAYIEATPDWVCEVLSPSTERLDRDRKLWVYGSAGVGHVWLVDPLAESLEVLRRVGGSWTHVATHVGRDVAREEPFDALDLHLALLWDDQEP is encoded by the coding sequence ATGCCCAGGATCGAACTCGGTCGTTCTGCCACCTACGCCGATCTGATCGCCCTGCCTGACCACGTCGTGGGCGAGATCGTCGACGACCAGCTCTGGACGGCGCCCAGGCCCTCCCCGCGGCACGCGTGGGCGGCCGGGCAACTCATGGCCGAGCTGGGGAGTCGCCTGCGGGGCGATGGCTCGTCACGCGCAGGGGGCTGGCGCATCCTGCCGGAGCCCGAGCTGCATTTCGGCCGGCAGGTCGTCGTTCCGGATCTGGCGGGCTGGAGGCGCGAGCACATGCCTCGCCTGCCCGACGTGGCGTACATCGAGGCGACGCCCGACTGGGTGTGCGAGGTCCTGTCGCCATCCACCGAGCGGCTCGACCGCGACCGGAAGCTGTGGGTCTACGGCTCGGCAGGCGTGGGACATGTGTGGTTGGTCGACCCGTTGGCCGAGTCGCTGGAGGTGCTGCGACGCGTCGGCGGGTCGTGGACGCACGTCGCGACCCATGTGGGCCGCGACGTCGCGCGCGAGGAGCCGTTCGATGCGCTCGACCTGCACCTTGCGCTTCTCTGGGACGACCAGGAGCCGTAG
- a CDS encoding HAMP domain-containing sensor histidine kinase, whose amino-acid sequence MPLRDWFRPPRSLLTLYLAGAAVALGCLAWLAVRQWHQDAALDAQRTTDRLQGAANLAAARALQSLADVDRLIASGATTTPAHTHVVQLTDDGVHVIAGRLPFVPRAFESTPVPDGVFDAPEQLELDANRLDRVATMYRRLAASALPSVRAGALMRLARVLRRQGRDEEALQAYAVLVQASDVVIEGRPADLIARLGRCRVLDAVGRRDDLAREGRELRVDLARGRWPITSALWASVFADATRWAGPSAGGLATLDDDVAAAGALEQYWWQRQGPPPGVAARVAVHTPRGLALVVEQAHEGGPRVLVAGPAHVAVMRQQLADATTTADLLAPDERPAVMDGTPAVMLRAIETGLPWTLVVADRDPERARAESRTRRTTFLAGLSLVGVLILASGYFTFRGIRREIAIARLQSEFVSAVSHEFRTPLTSIRQLSHLLHGGRVSSDERREQYYAVLVRESERLNRLVERMLGVGRADAGRFRFEAVDARDIARAVVADFTGQAGARSIDVSVSEAACPLRADREMLSLALWNLLDNAVKYSPDSEPVRLDVAPRDGRVAIAVTDRGVGIPLQDQRRIFEQFIRGSSDRVAETAGSGIGLALVDRVVRAHGGRVDVASEPGRGSTFTLLIPVLAPVKADGRMPTCPPKPWRRRKAGEVLP is encoded by the coding sequence GTGCCCCTTCGCGACTGGTTTCGTCCGCCACGTTCCCTGCTGACGCTGTATCTCGCCGGCGCCGCGGTGGCTCTGGGCTGTCTCGCGTGGCTGGCGGTCAGGCAGTGGCACCAGGATGCCGCCCTCGATGCGCAGCGGACCACCGATCGCCTGCAGGGCGCCGCCAACCTGGCCGCCGCCCGGGCCTTGCAGTCGCTCGCCGATGTCGACCGCCTCATTGCCTCAGGCGCGACGACTACACCCGCACACACGCACGTCGTACAGCTGACCGACGACGGCGTCCACGTGATCGCGGGGCGACTCCCGTTCGTGCCGCGCGCGTTCGAGTCGACCCCTGTGCCCGACGGCGTCTTCGATGCGCCCGAGCAACTCGAGCTCGATGCGAACCGCCTCGATCGGGTGGCGACGATGTACCGCCGGCTCGCGGCGTCGGCATTGCCGTCCGTGCGCGCGGGCGCGCTGATGCGCCTCGCGCGCGTCCTGCGGCGGCAGGGGCGCGACGAGGAAGCGCTGCAGGCCTACGCGGTCCTCGTGCAGGCGTCCGACGTGGTCATCGAGGGGCGTCCCGCCGACCTCATCGCCAGGCTCGGGCGCTGCCGCGTGCTCGACGCCGTCGGGCGCCGGGACGACCTCGCCCGCGAGGGGCGCGAACTCCGGGTGGACCTCGCCCGCGGCCGCTGGCCCATCACGTCGGCGCTGTGGGCATCGGTGTTCGCCGACGCGACGCGTTGGGCGGGGCCGTCGGCAGGCGGCCTGGCGACCCTTGATGATGATGTCGCGGCTGCCGGGGCTCTCGAGCAGTACTGGTGGCAGCGACAGGGCCCGCCGCCGGGCGTCGCGGCGCGGGTCGCCGTCCACACGCCGCGCGGGCTGGCACTCGTCGTCGAGCAGGCCCACGAGGGCGGTCCCCGCGTGCTCGTGGCGGGGCCGGCGCACGTGGCGGTGATGCGTCAGCAGCTCGCGGACGCCACGACGACGGCCGACCTGCTCGCCCCGGACGAGAGGCCTGCCGTGATGGACGGCACGCCGGCCGTCATGCTCCGGGCCATCGAGACCGGGCTGCCATGGACGCTCGTGGTGGCCGACCGCGATCCGGAGCGCGCGCGGGCCGAGTCGCGCACGCGGCGCACGACGTTTCTGGCAGGGCTGTCGCTGGTCGGCGTGCTGATCCTCGCGAGCGGCTACTTCACGTTCCGCGGCATCCGGCGCGAGATCGCCATCGCGCGCCTCCAGTCGGAGTTCGTGTCGGCCGTGTCGCACGAGTTCCGCACGCCCCTCACGTCGATCCGGCAGCTGTCGCACCTGCTGCACGGGGGGCGCGTGAGCAGCGACGAGCGGCGTGAGCAGTACTACGCCGTGCTGGTCCGCGAGAGCGAGCGCCTGAATCGGCTCGTGGAGCGCATGCTCGGCGTCGGGCGCGCCGACGCCGGTCGCTTCCGCTTCGAGGCGGTCGATGCCCGCGACATCGCGCGAGCCGTGGTCGCCGACTTCACCGGCCAGGCAGGCGCTCGGTCCATCGACGTCTCCGTGTCCGAAGCCGCCTGTCCGCTCCGTGCCGACCGCGAGATGCTGTCGCTCGCGCTCTGGAATCTCCTCGACAACGCGGTGAAGTACTCGCCCGACTCCGAGCCGGTCCGCCTCGACGTGGCCCCGCGCGACGGGCGCGTGGCGATTGCCGTCACGGACCGCGGCGTGGGCATACCGCTACAGGACCAGCGCCGAATCTTCGAGCAGTTCATCCGCGGCTCCTCCGACCGCGTCGCCGAGACCGCCGGCAGCGGCATCGGCCTCGCGCTCGTCGATCGCGTCGTCCGCGCCCACGGTGGCCGCGTGGACGTCGCGAGCGAGCCCGGCCGCGGCAGCACGTTCACCTTGCTGATCCCGGTCCTGGCGCCTGTGAAGGCCGACGGCCGAATGCCGACCTGTCCGCCGAAGCCCTGGCGAAGGCGGAAGGCCGGGGAGGTTCTACCGTGA
- a CDS encoding alpha/beta fold hydrolase — translation MVRVLSTMVWGGLAVAVMSGGALAQSAGQPPIIDRALFFGDPEISGSQLSPDGQYLSFIKPFNGTRNIWVKKADAPFDTARPITNDQKRPIGGYFWSRDSKYVLFSQDQGGDENFNVYAVDPAAAPAAGSPVPAARNLTEARGVRALIYSVPKTDPDTIYVGINERDKAWHDLYKVTISTGQRTLLRENRDKVAAWVFDEQGTLRLASRTTDSGSTEILRVDRDALTKVYDCSVFETCQPIRFHKDGSKVFLITNKGDVDLIGLTLLDPATGAVTPVESDPKKRVDFGNAIFSDRTGELLATQYEDERLRWYPKDAALKADLAFLEKRFPGKDIGFQSSTADERRWIVVASGDTDPGEVFVYDRTTKALTPQYKVREALKRDQLAPMTSISYPSSDGLVIPAYLTLPKGVAAKGLPLVVVPHGGPWGRDAWGYDTFAQFLANRGYAVLQPNFRASTGYGKKFLNLGNGTWGETMQDDITWGVKHLVAKGIVDPKRVGIMGGSYGGYATLAGLAFTPDVYAAGVAIVAPSNLLTLLDSIPPYWESIRTVFNVRMGDPSKPADKARLMKQSPLNSADRIRTPLMVVQGQNDPRVKRAESDQIVIALRDRGFPVEYIVAPDEGHGFARPINNMAMIASTEKFLAKHLGGRYQEDVPADVAARLKEITVDPKTVTLAAPVTAASSAPKPVADLAPMKATYAATIALGPQSIKMTIAQEAREENGAWVFTETADTPMGAATDTAVIEKGTLLLRKRTVKQGPADIALDFSATAISGTMAMGGQSRPVNVALDGPVFADGAGSHAVIARLPLAEGYATSFRNLDVRSQKVGVKQLKVVGRESVTVPAGSFDAWKVEVKGEDGGVTTLWVAADSRTVAKISATLPAMNGAVMTAELQK, via the coding sequence ATGGTGCGAGTGTTGTCGACGATGGTGTGGGGCGGCCTGGCGGTGGCGGTCATGAGCGGCGGTGCGCTGGCGCAGTCGGCCGGGCAGCCCCCGATCATCGACCGTGCATTGTTCTTCGGGGACCCCGAGATTTCCGGATCGCAGCTGTCGCCGGACGGCCAGTACCTGTCGTTCATCAAGCCGTTCAACGGCACGCGCAACATCTGGGTGAAGAAGGCCGACGCGCCGTTCGACACCGCGCGCCCGATCACCAACGACCAGAAGCGGCCCATCGGCGGCTACTTCTGGAGCCGCGACAGCAAGTACGTGCTGTTTTCGCAGGACCAGGGCGGCGACGAGAATTTCAACGTCTACGCCGTCGATCCGGCCGCCGCGCCGGCCGCCGGCTCGCCCGTGCCTGCCGCCCGCAACCTCACCGAGGCCAGGGGCGTGCGCGCGCTGATCTACTCGGTGCCGAAGACCGATCCCGACACGATATATGTCGGCATCAACGAGCGCGACAAGGCCTGGCACGACCTGTACAAGGTCACGATCTCCACGGGGCAGCGCACCCTGTTGCGCGAGAACCGCGACAAGGTCGCGGCCTGGGTCTTCGACGAGCAGGGCACGCTGCGCCTGGCGTCGCGCACCACCGACAGCGGCAGCACCGAGATCCTGCGCGTCGACAGGGATGCGCTGACGAAGGTGTACGACTGCAGCGTGTTCGAGACGTGCCAGCCCATCCGGTTCCACAAGGACGGCTCGAAGGTCTTCCTGATCACGAACAAGGGCGATGTCGACCTGATCGGCCTCACCCTGCTCGATCCGGCGACCGGCGCCGTGACGCCGGTGGAGAGCGACCCGAAGAAGCGCGTCGACTTCGGCAACGCCATCTTCTCGGATCGCACCGGTGAGCTGCTGGCCACGCAGTACGAGGACGAGCGCCTGCGCTGGTACCCGAAGGACGCGGCGTTGAAGGCCGATCTGGCGTTCCTCGAGAAGCGCTTCCCGGGCAAGGACATCGGGTTCCAGTCGTCCACGGCCGACGAGCGCCGCTGGATCGTGGTGGCCTCGGGCGACACCGATCCCGGCGAGGTCTTCGTGTACGACCGCACGACGAAGGCGCTGACGCCGCAGTACAAGGTGCGCGAGGCGCTGAAGCGCGATCAGCTCGCACCGATGACCTCCATCAGCTATCCCTCGTCGGACGGCCTGGTCATCCCGGCGTACCTGACGCTGCCGAAGGGCGTCGCGGCCAAGGGGCTGCCCCTCGTCGTGGTTCCGCACGGTGGGCCATGGGGCCGCGATGCGTGGGGATACGACACCTTCGCGCAGTTCCTCGCCAATCGCGGCTACGCGGTGCTCCAGCCGAACTTCCGCGCCTCGACCGGTTACGGCAAGAAGTTCCTGAACCTGGGCAACGGCACCTGGGGCGAGACGATGCAGGACGACATCACCTGGGGCGTCAAGCACCTCGTGGCCAAGGGCATCGTCGACCCGAAGCGCGTCGGCATCATGGGCGGTTCCTACGGCGGGTACGCAACGCTGGCCGGCCTTGCGTTCACGCCAGATGTCTACGCCGCCGGCGTGGCCATCGTCGCGCCGTCGAACCTGCTGACGCTGCTCGACTCGATTCCGCCGTACTGGGAGTCGATCCGCACGGTGTTCAACGTCCGCATGGGTGACCCGAGCAAGCCGGCCGACAAGGCGCGGCTGATGAAGCAGTCGCCGCTGAACTCGGCCGACAGGATTCGCACGCCGCTGATGGTCGTGCAGGGCCAGAACGACCCGCGCGTGAAGCGCGCCGAGTCCGACCAGATCGTCATCGCGCTGCGTGATCGCGGCTTCCCGGTCGAGTACATCGTCGCGCCGGACGAGGGCCACGGCTTTGCGCGGCCGATCAACAACATGGCGATGATCGCCAGCACCGAGAAGTTCCTCGCCAAGCACCTCGGTGGCCGCTACCAGGAGGACGTGCCGGCCGACGTTGCGGCGCGCCTCAAGGAGATCACGGTCGATCCGAAGACGGTCACGCTGGCTGCGCCCGTCACGGCCGCCAGCAGCGCGCCGAAGCCCGTCGCGGATCTCGCGCCGATGAAGGCGACTTATGCGGCGACGATCGCGCTCGGACCGCAGAGCATCAAGATGACCATCGCGCAGGAGGCTCGCGAGGAGAACGGCGCGTGGGTGTTCACCGAGACGGCCGACACGCCGATGGGCGCCGCCACCGACACGGCGGTGATCGAGAAGGGCACGCTGCTGTTGCGGAAGCGCACCGTGAAGCAGGGGCCAGCCGACATCGCGCTCGACTTCTCCGCCACGGCCATCAGCGGCACGATGGCGATGGGGGGCCAGTCGCGTCCCGTGAACGTCGCCCTCGACGGCCCGGTGTTCGCCGACGGCGCCGGCTCGCATGCGGTGATCGCGCGCCTGCCGCTGGCCGAGGGCTACGCGACGTCGTTCCGCAACCTCGACGTGCGCTCGCAGAAGGTCGGGGTCAAGCAACTGAAGGTGGTGGGCCGCGAGTCGGTCACCGTGCCGGCCGGCAGCTTCGACGCCTGGAAGGTCGAGGTGAAGGGCGAGGATGGCGGCGTCACCACGCTGTGGGTGGCGGCCGATTCCCGCACGGTCGCGAAGATCTCGGCCACCTTGCCGGCGATGAATGGCGCGGTGATGACGGCGGAGTTGCAGAAGTAG